ACTGGATTGCCTGCCGTCCATCGTCTGCGATCGTGCTGTTCCCTGGAGAGTCGTAGCCGGTACTTATTAAATCCCCTGGTACATCGAGGATTCCAACTGTCGACGGGGCCAATGCAAGAGGCTGCTGCCAGAGTGTCGGGTCAATTGACATGATATTGTGCAGCAGCTCCTCTGAATCAGGCCACAGGAGTCCAGAGGCTAGATCATCTGTCATGGGGCGAACTTCCATGGGCGCCTCATACAGCGGTATACATCCCGAGAGCTGTGCTGTAGATTCATGGTCTGATATTGGAGTCCAGCCGGGTGCAGGCAGACTCTGCGGTGTAATCTGAGGGCCAGGACTGTCCGTTAATTCAGAAGCCCGACTGGAATGAACCCGAAGATGGCGGTTCAGCACATCCTGGCGAGAGAAACATCTTGCACAGACAGAGCACGAGAATGGCTTTGAACCAGTATCTATATAATCAGCGTACTTCAAATACCATAACTGACGAACATACGAATTCGCTCGTGTCGCTGGCGCAGTTAGCAATGTTAATTCTACAGGAAGTGATACATACCTGAAGGTGCTCGCGCTTGGTATAGCGCTTAGGGCAGAAGCCACACTGCAGGTTGAGCTTCTTGCGCTGCCGAGTCATGGCGAATGGAGAACACCTCGAATAAAGAAATGGAGAACAGAGCTAAGTAACGAATGGAGAACGGAACTGAGTAACGAAGAGAACGGGGATGTGTCTCCATTTATGTTCCCCACGCTGGGCCCCGCAGATTATGAGACCCCGGATTGTGGGGAGCGACGCTATTCCCGTTGCATATCAGGATTCACGCTTTTAAGGAGTCGTCCCTCCATGCGAAACTCGAATAGACTGACTCTCAATATTCTAACAAGATGGAGGTCACTCCAGCCCAGGATAAGCCTTCcctggcggagctggaggatgtCAAAAGGGTCGTGGCAACAGAGGTCTCGCATTATGAACCAGCAtcagaggaggaaaaggcgcTTGATCGCAGAGTCAATCTCAAAATCGACTTTACCCTGCTGCTCATCCTGGCAATTGGGTTCATTGTGCGTTTCTCCCCCTCGTATGTCCATATCTAACAACGACAGCTGCTTGGAATCGACAAGACCAATGTCGGATTCGTCGCCACAAGCACCTTCATCGAGGACGCCAACCTCCATCCAAACGACATTCCCAACTCTCTATCACTGGTAAGTAGTCTATACTCTGTTTACAGCTATACTGACCATCAGTTCTCCGCCACATACGTACCCCTACAgcccatctcctccatgATCGGCCGCTACATCGGCCCCAAATGGTGGGTATGCACGCTCATGCTTGTCTGGGGGAGTATCTGCATCGCGCACATCGGGGTGAACAGCACACCAACTTTCCTCGCATTGcggctcctcctcggcgtcggcgaagCAGGCTTCACCCCAACCGCATACTACTACATGTCCCTCTTCTATCCCAAATTCTCACTCGGATTCCGCATGGGTCTGTTCTCAGGGATGTACTCTGTAGCTGGGGCCTTCGCCGGACTCCTTGCATACGGTCTTCTCCACCTTGACTCGGGGATACTGCACGGCTGGCAGACTGTATTTCTGTTTGAGGGTGCATTGACGGTCTTCGTAGCTATTATTGGACTTGTCGTTTTGCCCATGTCACCAGGGACAGCATGGTTCCTCACCCCTGCAGAACGGGAACACGCCGCAAAGCGCATGATGCAGGATGATGTACACGCAGGAGACACAGCGGAGCACGAAACCAACATTACACTGCGTGATGTAAAAGACGTCCTAACAGACTGGAAGAAGCTTCTCATCGTCGtattcaacatcctcagcGTCCTCCCCGTAACCGCATTCACCACCTTCCTGCCCCTGATCGTCGAAGGGATGGGATACGAAGGCGTCAAGGCAACACTAATGGCCGTCCCCCCGTTCGTCGTCGGCACAGTCGGGCTGATTATAATCGTGTACTCATCCGACCATCTCAAAGAACGCAGTCTACACACCGTCTTCGGCATGGCACTCGGCCTAGTCGGGTGTCTGGTCATGGCGACGTCAGGGAACGAGAAACTCCGCTATGGCTTCGCACATGTTTGTCTGGCTGGTGTATTTGCCGGCGGTCCGCTTGTTGCTGTATGGCTTGCTTCGAATACACCGGGGAAGGCGGCGCGGTCGATTATCCTGGGTATCAACGGGTGGAGTAACCTGGCTGGGGTGATTGCGGGGCAGCTGTTCAAGTCGAGTCATGCTCCGACTTATAGGTATCCTCTTATTGTGACGATGATACTTATTGCGGTTGGGATGGTGGGGTTCTGTGCGATGAGAGGCTTGTATATGTGGGAGAATCgccggcggaggagggtTATTCTGTCTTGGGATGAGAGGGAGTATGCAGAGGAGCAGGGCAGGGTGGATAGACGGGGGGATCAGAAGGTTACGTGGGTTTATGCTTATTAACTCCCTTATGCACCTATTCAATTTGTTACAGCTGTTTGCGAGTTTAggagctggccatggtctgTAAGGTACTCCTGGTCTACGACCCTATATACATATACGCCTTGTCCCAAACTCTGCCGTTTCTCTACTCGacactttcttttctgcctcTTCCCAAACCTAAGTGTAGGACGGTCACGTCCCATATTGGAATAAAATTCAGGATCAGACACCAGCGGTAAAGCCCTTCGACGCCCCCTTATCCCCAGATCAACCAGTTTCCGATCCTATAAACCAGTCAATCAGAAATACATATGGAGCTGAGTAAACTGGATGGAGAACCTCACATCAAAAGTCCCAATAACCTCAACGACCtcctccatatccatatcaaaAAACGTAGACCTGTCGGCATGATATCCACAAACATACGGCGACTGCGCGAGAAATACCTCCTTCGATCCAgatatcgccatcgtcacACGCATCGCAAAAGGAGAAGATGCAGCACCCTCTCTCAGAACACCTATAAAGGATATCCCCTCTGCATCATACCGGATATGAAAGCCCTTGAACGGATTTGCCTCGAATAGAACCCTCACTCCGTGGTGGTCGAACGGGCTCACAGGTCCAATCGAGCCTTTGGTAGTATTACACACTCGTTCCGTTATTTCTTTCCTGTATAGTTCGTTTGAGAGTTCCTCCGCCGTTACAGTTCGAGCCATGGGATCTCGAGACCTGATGGTCTCCCTGCTCCCGTTTGTGCTTATGAACTCCAGCGCGGTGATCTCGGTTACGGGTTGTCCGGGAGGGAGTGTCCGGCTGATATATCGTTGTCGTCTGTGTATATCCGGCCCAGATATCATAGATACTGCGATGCATATAAGGTTTTCTGGCATTCGCACTCGTTCTACCCATTGACCTTCAGCGGCAGAGTCGGCATGGTAGTCCTGCAAAGCCCTTCCGCAGAAGTCTAAGGGTCCCAACTCTGGACACAGGGTTGTTTCCAGGGTTTCTTTCATCCATTGAATAATTTCCCACACTTTCAGTCTCATTGGAAACAGATCTTCACAGCGTGCAGTAGCCCTATAGACAGACCGCCAGTCAACTGGCCCGTCCATAACGACGGGATGAAGAAAGCCGCGGTCTCCGTCTTTTGAGAATCGGGACTTCCAGAACATATTATCTCTGAAAATAGGATTAAACGGTCTAGAGACATATCGCAGGTTATAAAAGGTCCGGGTTCGAAGCAGAATTGCGATTTTCAGCCGAAGCTCAAAAGGGAGACGCGCAAAGGGATCGCGACTGCTGCTTATCGGAACGTACAAACGGGTTGTAGGGCTGggaatatctaatacttCGTTTAAAAGCTCCTGAATGATAGTGCTTTTACAGAAATATCCGGGAGAACCTGGCGGGGTCTCGAACAATGGCTCTGCCAAGTGACCCCAGGTTAGCATAGACACTCGCCCTTGAATCAAGAATCACACCCTTAGGCGGCGGTAGTTTCAACAGAACATCGTATAATCGTTCACGGTCCGCAGGGCCCTGCTCGCCCAGACATTCTGTTAAGTACTGCCAGCACTGCGCAtgaaaaatatagaatagacCCGATGGGGAGGACCGGCAATGACCACGGTCCCACAAGTCGGACGAAGTGACTCGCAGACATGAGTCGTCTTCGGACGGTGTATATTCAGAGACGACTTCCGAGAGAAGCACTTCACCATCTGAAGTTCGGTGAACTGTTTTGTATTCTAGCCAGGCACGGAGTCGAAGTCTCGGGTGGGCGAACTTACGGACTCTGATCATCCCGAGCCATCGAGATCCATATTCTCCCTTTGGCTGACATCCGCAGAGGATACACCTTGTGAAGTCCGTCTTCGGCGATACATGGACGTGGTACTGGCCATTGTGATCCATCTTGGACCATGTTCAGCAGCGGGTAATGTTCAAGCACAGTATCATGACGTCGAGTTCGAATGAGGCTTCACGCCTATAAACTCTGTTACTTAACAAGCTCAGTTCACCTGTTCACACCTTGAGCAGCCTGATTAGGGCAGTCAGACGCCCTGGTGGCCCTCAGCAGAAATGTGTCCGCTGTTTGCCCTACAAGGACGATCCGCACAGCCCCAGGACCAACTCGACCGCGTCCGAAAATTCAAACGATTcaatcctcctcttccactcttCACCCGCCAGAAACAATGTCACCAACCCTGCCATATGAGCTCATCCACCAGATAATCCTCCCATTAATTCCAGACGAACCATACTGGGCCAGGAACCACCGATCGGACAGGCCGCCCAGCGGGTCGGTATTGGCCAGGTTCCTGGGGTTGCGGCTTGTTAGCAGTATGACACCTCCCCTGTGATACTTTCTTTCTGGAAATTCATTAACACGCCGTAACAGGACTTTTTGACGCAGTTATAATTGACATCTTTCTAAATGCGATCCGGGCAAACCGCCTCGGGCGCGATATGGGATTGCGGTTTGGCCCACCGTCACCCTCAAGCATGGCTATGACCAGACGCCTCCTCAAGTGCTTTCTGGTCAGGTACCAGTCGAGCCCGGAGGTCAGGGAATTCCCGTTAATCAGCACGATCAATAGAGCTGTCGAAAGGGCGGTTGGCCTGTTTGCACGCTCTCGCGGGGGTAATACCGGCCACGGTCCCAGCGCTCATATAGTGGAGCAGCTGCGCATGAGTTACAGGGATGGAATGAttgctgtccttgtcggGATACTAGGACCGGACTTGATATTCTCGATCCTCGGCGGTGGATCAGACTTGGAAGATTTGGATGAAACGAAGGGTGAGGTCGATGCGGCTGTGTTGATGGCGGCGGCATATCTGGGACGACTCGATCATATGGTTCAACTAGTTGACCGTGGTATCAGTATTAGCTGCGATCCTGGGGATAAATGGGTCTATCCACCGTTGATTACTGCAGCTCTGGCTGGGAATATGGACGTGGTCAAGTTTCTGCAGCGGAATGATGTTGATCTGGATACACGTACTGTTGGGAACGGCTGTAGTCCTCTCCACTTTGCCGCGGTGACTGGCCAGGCTGAGATGGTTCACTATCTTCTCGAGCAAGGTCTTGACCCAGATGTCCGCAATAATGATGGAGACACGCCGCTCCAGCTGGCGGCTGGCTGTGGGCATTCCCAGGCTGTGCGTCGGTTGCTGTCAAGCGGCGAGGTCGATGCCAACAGACGTGATCGTTGGGACTGCGCTCCCTTGGCTTGGGCCGCAGCCAGAGGCTACGAAGAGGTGGTTGTGGAACTGGTGGCCTGCGAGACGGTGAATGTCCAC
This region of Aspergillus puulaauensis MK2 DNA, chromosome 5, nearly complete sequence genomic DNA includes:
- a CDS encoding uncharacterized protein (COG:S;~EggNog:ENOG410Q1NW;~InterPro:IPR001810,IPR036047;~go_function: GO:0005515 - protein binding [Evidence IEA]) yields the protein MDHNGQYHVHVSPKTDFTRCILCGCQPKGEYGSRWLGMIRVRKFAHPRLRLRAWLEYKTVHRTSDGEVLLSEVVSEYTPSEDDSCLRVTSSDLWDRGHCRSSPSGLFYIFHAQCWQYLTECLGEQGPADRERLYDVLLKLPPPKEPLFETPPGSPGYFCKSTIIQELLNEVLDIPSPTTRLYVPISSSRDPFARLPFELRLKIAILLRTRTFYNLRYVSRPFNPIFRDNMFWKSRFSKDGDRGFLHPVVMDGPVDWRSVYRATARCEDLFPMRLKVWEIIQWMKETLETTLCPELGPLDFCGRALQDYHADSAAEGQWVERVRMPENLICIAVSMISGPDIHRRQRYISRTLPPGQPVTEITALEFISTNGSRETIRSRDPMARTVTAEELSNELYRKEITERVCNTTKGSIGPVSPFDHHGVRVLFEANPFKGFHIRYDAEGISFIGVLREGAASSPFAMRVTMAISGSKEVFLAQSPYVCGYHADRSTFFDMDMEEVVEVIGTFDVRFSIQFTQLHMYF
- a CDS encoding uncharacterized protein (COG:G;~EggNog:ENOG410PKCQ;~InterPro:IPR020846,IPR011701,IPR036259;~PFAM:PF07690;~TransMembrane:11 (o47-64i108-127o133-154i166-190o202-222i276-300o312-330i342-360o366-387i399-418o430-451i);~go_function: GO:0022857 - transmembrane transporter activity [Evidence IEA];~go_process: GO:0055085 - transmembrane transport [Evidence IEA]); translation: MEVTPAQDKPSLAELEDVKRVVATEVSHYEPASEEEKALDRRVNLKIDFTLLLILAIGFILLGIDKTNVGFVATSTFIEDANLHPNDIPNSLSLPISSMIGRYIGPKWWVCTLMLVWGSICIAHIGVNSTPTFLALRLLLGVGEAGFTPTAYYYMSLFYPKFSLGFRMGLFSGMYSVAGAFAGLLAYGLLHLDSGILHGWQTVFLFEGALTVFVAIIGLVVLPMSPGTAWFLTPAEREHAAKRMMQDDVHAGDTAEHETNITLRDVKDVLTDWKKLLIVVFNILSVLPVTAFTTFLPLIVEGMGYEGVKATLMAVPPFVVGTVGLIIIVYSSDHLKERSLHTVFGMALGLVGCLVMATSGNEKLRYGFAHVCLAGVFAGGPLVAVWLASNTPGKAARSIILGINGWSNLAGVIAGQLFKSSHAPTYRYPLIVTMILIAVGMVGFCAMRGLYMWENRRRRRVILSWDEREYAEEQGRVDRRGDQKVTWVYAY
- a CDS encoding ankyrin repeat domain-containing protein (COG:S;~EggNog:ENOG410QE07;~InterPro:IPR002110,IPR036770,IPR020683;~PFAM:PF13857,PF12796,PF00023,PF13637,PF13606;~go_function: GO:0005515 - protein binding [Evidence IEA]), which translates into the protein MSPTLPYELIHQIILPLIPDEPYWARNHRSDRPPSGSVLARFLGLRLVSRLFDAVIIDIFLNAIRANRLGRDMGLRFGPPSPSSMAMTRRLLKCFLVRYQSSPEVREFPLISTINRAVERAVGLFARSRGGNTGHGPSAHIVEQLRMSYRDGMIAVLVGILGPDLIFSILGGGSDLEDLDETKGEVDAAVLMAAAYLGRLDHMVQLVDRGISISCDPGDKWVYPPLITAALAGNMDVVKFLQRNDVDLDTRTVGNGCSPLHFAAVTGQAEMVHYLLEQGLDPDVRNNDGDTPLQLAAGCGHSQAVRRLLSSGEVDANRRDRWDCAPLAWAAARGYEEVVVELVACETVNVHGIHHLGHQRGTVTEIAARAGHESVFHLLFAYVPRLSTSLFGAALSSSRTSIVKAVVKADSDIVDQYENHRQCSTLLEPARNANDELLAYILSQGFGSINRDNGGYTALHYAVMSGSTSTVKLLLDHPATDININIDPESVSTPLHCAIASGGPTLEILHLMLDSPGLDRGAVNTHGQTIFLHAVSSGAIHLVRALLSRADVDIHAVDNEGSTPLMTASRWGHLDIFNILLQVPGTRLEQRNSRGRTALFLAVMYGQVHIVKRFLERDMSMTVECLRESILDKFLPDADEMRHVLAQDPSLQNAELEVDLDTLRKLKQALELVVAHVQMLTQS